A single Pedobacter sp. PACM 27299 DNA region contains:
- the rnhA gene encoding ribonuclease HI, which yields MIEIFTDGAASGNPGPGGYGVILRSGKHYKELSGGFRMTTNNRMELLAVIEGLEAIKTPGQQVTVVSDSKYVVDSVEKKWVFGWVKIGFKGKKNKDLWKRFLDVYKLHDVKFVWIKGHNAHPENERCDQLAVAAGKNKAALAIDVEFEKERNKETLL from the coding sequence ATGATTGAGATTTTTACAGATGGTGCAGCAAGTGGAAACCCCGGACCAGGCGGTTATGGAGTGATTTTGCGCTCAGGAAAGCATTATAAGGAATTGAGTGGCGGCTTTCGCATGACTACTAATAACCGGATGGAATTATTGGCCGTGATTGAAGGTTTAGAGGCTATTAAAACTCCCGGACAGCAAGTAACCGTAGTCTCCGATTCCAAATATGTGGTAGATTCTGTAGAAAAGAAATGGGTATTTGGTTGGGTGAAGATAGGCTTCAAGGGCAAGAAGAATAAAGACCTCTGGAAGCGCTTCCTGGATGTCTATAAATTACATGATGTGAAATTCGTATGGATCAAAGGCCACAACGCCCATCCTGAGAATGAGCGTTGTGATCAATTGGCCGTGGCAGCAGGAAAAAACAAAGCTGCATTGGCTATAGATGTAGAGTTTGAAAAAGAGAGAAATAAAGAAACGTTATTGTAA